The Triticum urartu cultivar G1812 chromosome 5, Tu2.1, whole genome shotgun sequence genome contains the following window.
TATTCCAGGCAAGAAAGGAATGGTCCTACATTTTGTACCTCTCTCTGTCACATTCGATGATATAAAATACAGTGTAGACATGCCAGAGGTATTTTCTTTATGTAACTTCTTAGGATACGGTTATACTCATATGTCCAATATGTAGAACATACATGAGTAAAAACATCACACATCATTACTTTATCCAACATAAACTGTAGGAAATCAAAGCACAAGGTGTGGTGGAGAGCCGATTGGAATTACTAAAAGGTGTCAGTGGTTCATTTAGGCCAGGAGTACTCACAGCTCTTATGGGTGTAAGTGGTGCCGGTAAGACAACACTGATGGATGTGTTGGTTGGACGGAAGACCAGTGGATACATAGAGGGCAACATTACAATCTCCGGATATCCAAAGAAGCAAGAAACTTTTGCTCGTGTATCAGGTTACTGTGAGCAGAATGACATCCATTCACCAAATGTGACTGTGTATGAATCACTTGCATTCTCTGCATGGCTCCGATTACCTGCCAATGTTGAGTCCTCAACAAGAAAGGTTTGCAAAGAACAAAAAAAACTTTCTTTGAATGTTTTCATAGTATAGAAGTACATATATTAGAAAAGTATATGAAACATGATTAATTGAGAAGACTCATATTATCAACTGACAAGGTTCACTAAAAAGAATTGTCAACTGATATTACAAGGTAATGCCATGTAAAGTGAAAAATGGATCACAATAGAATTTAAGTTGAAATGTCTGAGAAAGATATTTGGAAGTGCTTGTCGATCACATTTATTTACTAGTCATATCTTGGTAAGGGATACCATATCTACTATCTACTTTAACACATGAAACCGTGTGCAGATGTTCATTGATGAGGTAATGGAGCTAGTGGAACTTAACCCCTTAAAACATGCATTGGTTGGATTACCTGGTGTGAGTGGATTGTCAACTGAGCAGAGGAAAAGGCTAACAATAGCAGTGGAGCTAGTTGCTAACCCTTCTATTGTTTTCATGGACGAACCAACATCTGGACTGGATGCACGGGCAGCAGCCATTGTCATGAGAGCAATAAGGAATACTGTAGATACAGGAAGGACTGTTGTTTGCACAATTCACCAACCGAGCATCGACATATTCGAGTCTTTTGATGAGGTACTAAATAGAGTCTGTACACACATTAAAGGGTAAAAAAACTAAAGCAACATATGAGCAATTGCTAATGTTTCTGAACCGTATTAATACACGATGGTTTGTGTGTCTTTGCAGCTCTTCCTGATGAAACGAGGAGGTGAAGAGATTTATGTAGGCCCACTAGGTCGACACTCGTGTGAATTGATCCAATATTTAGAGGTGACGAAAGGAAACATAAATTAGTCTATGTTTAGATATGAAGTGTCATACTAAACAAAGTTACTGAACTGCTTTGGTTCTACACAGGCTATTGAAAATATCAGAAAGATTAAAGACGGACATAATCCTGCAACATGGATGCTGGAAGTTACCAGTACAACACAAGAACATATAACCGGGATTAACTTCAGTCATGTATACAAGAATTCTGAATTATATCGGTACTTTTCTTGTTTCATTACTACATAATTTAATAATTTAATAATGTCATGCTGAAAAACTATAGCCATGATACAATTTGATTTAAGCCACGAGATCTTATATTTCAAAAAAGAGCAACAATTAATATATTTGAACAAATATGCATGACTTAAAATATATTGAAATCATAGATCACCCATTGTAAAAGCATGATAATACTCGTGTGTCAATTTGATCTTCTGCAACCGAAGTTCATATATGTGTGACAAATACAATTGACAAAATAGTTGTTTACAATGTGCACTAATATTATCGGTTTTGTTGCATCTCAGGAGGAACAAAAAATTAATAAAGGAGCTAAGCACACCTCCTGAAGGTTCAAGCGACCTATCCTTTCCAACCCAATACtcacaaaacttcatcacacagAGTTTTGCTTGCCTGTGGAAGCAAAGTTTGTCATACTGGAGAAACCCTCCATATACCGTTGTGAAGTACTTCTATACTATAGTACTTGCACTGTTGTTTGGGACAATATTCTGGGGTATTGGAAGAAAAAGGTAACATCATATATAATAAATTAAATGAAGTACATGATTGTAtatataatactccctccatccgatATTAGTTGTCTTAGATTTGTCGAGATTAATTCGGTACGGAGGTAATAGTTGTTAAGGAGATTACTTATGGTTCCCACCTTTACTCTTGCAGACACAATCAACAAGACTTATTCAACGCCATGGGATCCATGTATTCCGCAATTCTGTTCATGGGGGTGCAGAACTCTACCTCAATTCAGCCGGTTGTGGCTGTTGAGCGCACAGTCTTTTACAGGGAAAGTGCAGCTCGCATGTACTCACCTTTGCCATATGCATTGGGACAGGTAAAGTTTCTTTGCATTAACTTTCATCTATAGTTATGTAATGTCTCGACCAAACTCACCGGTTCACCTGCCGATTTTTGGCTATTGCACTTGGGATCTAGACCGGTCCCACACCGATTTTTGGCTGTTGCACCTGGGATCTAGACTGGTCCCACATACCAACATTAGTCTTTTCTGTGCATTTTTCCTCACTCATGTGCATCTGGGATCAACTTTTCAGTCGGTCACCAATCCTCAAATTGCTCCAAGGGGTCAACTttccggtcggtcacccatccttaAATTACTCTAagccaagcacgcttaactttaaGGTTTCTTGAGGATGGACTTCCAGAAAAGAGGTCGCACCTTGTTGATATGAGTACTATATCATTCCTATTAAACCGGAATGTCATAAGTTATTTTATAGGCCAAATAAAAACAAGACTATGGAGTTTAACAAACAAAAGGCGTCACATTTTCATGTATAACATCATATATGAACGCAAGCATGtatatttttcttcttctttcttgtgTTCTGGAGTGGGTTGATACCATACTTGAACTGCTTATTGTATGTGGTGGTAATTTGCTTTATATATAAGGCGGGGCGAAAAGCCTTTTCAGTGAAAGGATTGAGTTCATATTGAATTACAGCTAGAAAAGATGGTATATATAGTTTAACAAATATCTAAGTGGAAAGCAATAGTAAAAAACAATAAGAACTAACATCCTTCCCTTTGTAGGTTGTAATTGAACTTCCATATATCCTTGTCCAGTCCTTAATATATGGTATTCTAGTATATGCTATGATTGGGTTCGAGTGGACAATTGCCAAGTTCTTTTGGTACCTGTTCTTCATGTACTTCACTCTAGCTTACTTCACATTTTATGGAATGATGTCGATGGGACTGACCTCAAACTACAATGTTGCCTCTATTGCTTCTGCGGCGTTCTATGCTCTCTGGAACCTTTTCTCGGGATTTATTATACCAAGAACTGTAAGTATACTAGTTGCTCTCAATGTTTTAACTTTCTATACTTCCCCATCTAACCAATAAACAAAAATTTCTCCTTCTTTTCCAAATATTATTCAAACTCTTATTCAAAAAGTGATACTATGTTAACTGGCTACTTTGCTCTATAGAGAATCCCAATATGGTGGAGATGGTACTATTGGCTCAACCCTATTGCATGGACACTCAATGGTCTGGTCACTTCACAGTTTGGAGATGTAACAGAAGAGTTTGATAATGGAGTGCGAGTATCCGAGTTTGTAGAAAGCTACTTTGGGTACCATCAGGACTTCCTGTGGGCAGTCGCTAATGTGGTCGTCTTATTTGCTGTTCTCTTTGCTTTCCTTTTCGGACTCTCAATCAAGCTATTTAACTTCGAAAAGAGATAAGTGATCAAGGAAGAGCATATCCAAGTTTGATCGAAGACTAGCAGAGACAATACAATAGGACTATGTCCTTTTACTTGTATTGGATACATTTGAATATTACTGGGAATATTAGACAATTTCATGATTAACTCTACAATATAAATCATGATTAAAGTAACTATTAGCATGTATACCTCTAGCATACTAGATGGATTGAACAACATCGTACATGTAGCAGCAACCATAATTAGGGAGTAGATCGAAATATGTAATCGTTTGTAGATGAAAATAGTTGTGGTTGCTGACGACGTAATGTTATTGTCAACAAGTTATCCAAGAATGGTCGAAGCAGATGTGTGATGCGTCCCTGCCTAACTTGGAAGGAAGGTGACCCACGAATGTGAACAATCACGTGTAGCGCTTTCTAAAACCCAGTGTAGCGCTTTCTAAAACCCAATTGCCCTCTCCTAGTACAGGATCACAAGAGCAAGATGTTCCGGGGACCTGCTCTCGAAGTCATTGGTGCATGCCTACGTTTGGGATGGAGTAGATTAGCATGGCAACACGACCAATAAGAGGCGTGAAAACCCTATCTCAATTTGTTATGTATTTGGAGATGTCCGATAGGGCTTTACTCTTATAAAGGACGTTAGCGTGGGCTCTACGATGGCAAAGAGGCCCTCCGCCGTCCGTTTGCGGCTGGCTTGACGTGAGGTCCACTTGAGAGTGATGTGAAATATTGATTTGCCCGGACTGCTCAGACCCGGGCGACCTGGCTTGGCGGTCCATGACGAGTGGACCGCAAGTGCGCACATGACCATAGTCATGCGACAGCTCGCGTCGTGCCTACACCCAAGCGCGATGGCCTAGCTGGACCCGCCTCTTGGCATCTTCGCACCTGTCGGCTGGTTTGGTCACTGCAGTCGGGATGTGTGGTCCACGCTCCTGCGCCATCTGCGCCGAGCCATCTGTTCCGCAGTGGCATGCCATGAGGGCCTCTCGGGGCTCTCCGCGTTGTCCGATATGCTCGGATTGCATGCACCTAGACGATCCGATTGGGTGGTCCTTGACGAGTGAAATGTTGGGCACACACGGGGCCACCGTCATGGGGTGGTTTTGGTTGCGCCCTATCACGCGCGAAAGCCGAGGCCGAGGCCTCCTGTCAGTGACGCACACCCGCTCCTGGGTGGAGTCTCTAGCGCCAAGCGGCCACCCATCTGGGATCCTACGTCGGTGAGGGTGCCATTTGTGTCGTCTGGTGCACGATGGCCTCCTGCTGTTGGCTCTGGCGTGGTCCGCACTGTTCGATCGACGCAACGTCCCACACCTGACCATTCTCCCTTGGGGTCCATGACGTGTGCCCCGGGAGCACGATCGGGGCCGCGTGTCTGCGGAGATTTTTGTCGCGCTCGTGTGCGCTGTCTTGCCCACTTCCTGTCGTGTGTCGGGCAAGACGGGTCTGTGTGTCTATGTCACTTACCCTGGGTATGCGCGGGTGAAATGCATTCGCTTCTCGATGGGCTTCCTCGTTCGTGGGAGCCAGGTCGGGCGTGACCGCTGGTCGTGAGGTGCTCGACCTCTTTGAGTCGCGATGAGGTGAGTCAGGGTGTTTCAATTTTCTACAAGGTCGGTTGAGTTTTCCTATAAATTTATCATTGTATGCTATTTATTGGTCAGTAACTTTGTTGTCAATGATCTGGGAAGAGCTGTTCTGGATGCCCAATCTTGGATACAAGGAGTTGGGCTTTTTCGTTTTCGTAGTGCTCTGGCTCGTCAAGCTCTTGTGGATCATCCACCGTTCAACCTGGGCAATGATAGATTTGTTCGGTTTATCCCGCATGATGAGGGCGTAAATTACAGAGCAACGCAGGGTTTTCGCCGTGGATGGGTTATGTTGCTGGGTGTTCCTCTGGATTATAGGCGCACACAGTACCTTGCGGATGTAATTAGCACGTTTGGTCGATTTCATCATTGGCATCAAGATGATCCCATGCTTGTCCGATCGTTGGCTTATGTGTCTTTTCCTACGCCGACTTTGGTTCCTCGCTCTGTGACTTACAGAGAATATGCAGACTTTGGTGGTGCTAGGATCTCTTGGTCTGCACCTGTCTATATCCTGTCAGCGGATTTTGCAGACATCTTACCAGCAGATGAAGACCCCATGCCCTTCAATGGCAATCCGCACCCCCTCCCTGGCAATTTACAGTTTGACAACCACAATTGGGTTATGCTAGAATTTCCAGAGCTGGGTTGGAACGATGTGCCACACCCTGTCAATGAGCAGCAAATCAATGATGTGCACCCGGTTCATGAAGCTATGCAGCATGAGGAAGTTCAGGAAATTTAGTCCCAGGAGTCCATTGTTCTGCAACCTTCAGATGATTCAGTTAACAATATTGACAATGCGGCTGAGGTGGCTATCTTCCAGCCCCCAGTGGGACCACATCAACCTCCTCTTATGATTGGGCAAGTTCTCACTTTCTATGGACCAATTTTGCCACATGTGATGCAGTGGCAGCGCTCATTTGAGAAGATGTGGCCTTTTATTTGGTCTTCAAACATTCCTCAGTTTGTTTTCAAGTCTGGCATAGGTACTATGCTCAACAAGCAGTCCTGTGAAGCCCTCTGCAGTGGCCCAGCCTCTACTCTTAAGCTTCTGCCTGCACCTGACTCCTCGATCAGCTCTGCTCTGGATGTGCCAACTGCTTCTGTTAAAAGGCCAGTTGCTCGAGCTCTCTGCTTTGACGATCTGGATAACCCAGTTTCTGAAACCTTTGAATTCTCTGCTGTGCCTGAGGTATCTCTGAAGCGAGCAAGGAAGCCTCAAGCCTCAAGAATTATTGTTGATACTGAGGTTCGGCGCAGTGCACGACTGAGCGCTATCCGTGATGGCTACCGCAAAGTAACTAGTGGAATTTCTACAAAGAATTCTCACACTTTGAAGAAGCGCAAGACCAGCAGCTCCCAGTCTGAGAATAATCCTACTGTGCCACCACCAACTGCTATTGCAGATCTTCAACGTATTGGCGCCCGTCTTTGCATTGCACTTGAGAAGATCTCTACGGATAAGCTTGTGGCTGATCCTGCCAAGTCCAGCAGCAGCGGGGGTTCTGATGATTAGTTACTTCCTGCAGGGTTCTGGTTTATGGCGTACCGTAAACGCCATTTATCTTTCTTTCTTTGTTGAGAACTATGTGATGCTTATCTGCTTTGTGGGTCGGTGTAGGTCATTGCGTGGCCTATTTACTATGCTTTCACTTTTGGTTTGTAATGAATCAGACAAGATTTAAGGAGTGGAAAGTGCTATGTTGGAATGTGCATGAACTCAATTCTGAAGCGCGTTAGCTTGCTGtcggtggtaggtgcgacatatgccaacgggtggcttatcattgtgggagccagtaagacgtcgccggtgcctggaaacgggatgaggcgaagacatgcacgccggcgaatcttacccagcttcacggggctctccgtggagataacacccctactgctactctgcagggtctccgcatgatcactagatggacaattagctacacaatgctccttgagctgttcggtgggaggaggaagaagggcacggctagctgcTTCTTTCTCCTTGTGTGGTCGTCTAAAACTAGCTGGGGTaaaaccctttgcatgggtgccccggggggtttatataggcctaccccccgggggtacaatggtaatccgactgggcgcggggcccagccgtctgtgactgctctcatcggcttctgcgccggccgctggggcccaccggctggtgggtcccaccggctgccatctccttggcaacaggcaggccccactgccaagggtcttgtcggtggctggttactgttccatcttggtgacgtgggcttcgtcgtataggcgtggctacagtgccgccgcccggcgggcgatcgctgtagcctcaccgcgtcttgtctccttaatggggcgtctccttcgagggaggcggcaagccggctgcggggagccggctctgtcttgggccacTGGGGgagcgtggccgccttcgggtgtctctctgcccgaaggccACCGCCCGtgggcacccccccccccccccccccccccccccccccccccccccccccccccccccccccccccccccccccccccccccccccccccccctacggcccgtcgtgggtgacatcagggtcaacatggcaacagtgccgcgccggacgggtcatggccacccgtacggcgcactgtgccaggcgtgctccgggattcgggggtggcaggcttcactgtagccacgccccgtcacatcgccgctaggtggatgcaaactttgagggtacggtctcgaccgctttatgggagccggcttcttggagtcggcctcctcgcggccggcttctcgaagtcggccctcccatggctttcttcatgagggctaaagtcgggccgccttccgaaagccggcctgggtgacagccagcaaggggaaggcggccccatgtcttggattcttgagagccggacgggctcgtaattttttcagaagggccaggggaagccggctaggctacccatggctatttactccgacagtagtccccgaagctgatcgagcttcgaggcggataagggacgagaagcttggtcagcttcctacctgaagagccggctttgcttGTGCGCGCCGACTTCAGAGAGCTCGTTTCTCGCAGGCGGGAACGCGGGCCATGTGGcgaggaaatcctgccaacgcacgcgcgcgacgggacgcccgcaggcccgggcccgccactcgcaggcctcggtccgagcgcggatcttccggcccacatggaccgctcgccttcccgcggcggttttattctgccatcaaggcacaataatcgcgggacgtgggggagtgggcgcagttgatccccacgttcccccacg
Protein-coding sequences here:
- the LOC125555915 gene encoding ABC transporter G family member 53-like isoform X1 produces the protein MIGNNMLRGISGGQKKRVTTAEMLVTPGRALFMDEISTGLDSSTTFQIVNSIRQTIHIIGGTAVIALLQPAPETYELFDDIILLSDGHVVYNGPRQYVLEFFEIMGFKCPKRKGVADFLQEVTSIKDQGQYWINNDETYRFVPVKEFAEAFQSFHVGQAIRSELVVPFDKDKSHPAALKKSQYGASMKELLKANINREILLMKRNSFLYIFKATQLTLLAIIAMTVFLRINMHRDSVTDGGIYMGAIFFGILMIMFNGFAEVGLTTIKLPVFFKQRDLLFFPAWIYSLTSWIIKTPLSLLNATIWVGITYYGIGFDPNIQRFFRQLLLLFLVNEAFSGLFRFVAGLARHHVIANTIASFCMLNFMLTGGFVMARDNVKNLWIWGYWISPLMYAQNALSVNEFLGHSWNKTTPSFKRPLGRLVLESRGIFPNTKWYWIGAGALLGYVLLFNILYSVCLTFLNPFDNNEPTVSEETLKIKQANLIGELLEASSGGWVNNSTMASRDTADGSNDKSNSDHTTMNSIPGKKGMVLHFVPLSVTFDDIKYSVDMPEEIKAQGVVESRLELLKGVSGSFRPGVLTALMGVSGAGKTTLMDVLVGRKTSGYIEGNITISGYPKKQETFARVSGYCEQNDIHSPNVTVYESLAFSAWLRLPANVESSTRKMFIDEVMELVELNPLKHALVGLPGVSGLSTEQRKRLTIAVELVANPSIVFMDEPTSGLDARAAAIVMRAIRNTVDTGRTVVCTIHQPSIDIFESFDELFLMKRGGEEIYVGPLGRHSCELIQYLEAIENIRKIKDGHNPATWMLEVTSTTQEHITGINFSHVYKNSELYRRNKKLIKELSTPPEGSSDLSFPTQYSQNFITQSFACLWKQSLSYWRNPPYTVVKYFYTIVLALLFGTIFWGIGRKRHNQQDLFNAMGSMYSAILFMGVQNSTSIQPVVAVERTVFYRESAARMYSPLPYALGQVVIELPYILVQSLIYGILVYAMIGFEWTIAKFFWYLFFMYFTLAYFTFYGMMSMGLTSNYNVASIASAAFYALWNLFSGFIIPRTRIPIWWRWYYWLNPIAWTLNGLVTSQFGDVTEEFDNGVRVSEFVESYFGYHQDFLWAVANVVVLFAVLFAFLFGLSIKLFNFEKR
- the LOC125555915 gene encoding ABC transporter G family member 53-like isoform X2, which encodes MIGNNMLRGISGGQKKRVTTAEMLVTPGRALFMDEISTGLDSSTTFQIVNSIRQTIHIIGGTAVIALLQPAPETYELFDDIILLSDGHVVYNGPRQYVLEFFEIMGFKCPKRKGVADFLQEVTSIKDQGQYWINNDETYRFVPVKEFAEAFQSFHVGQAIRSELVVPFDKDKSHPAALKKSQYGASMKELLKANINREILLMKRNSFLYIFKATQLTLLAIIAMTVFLRINMHRDSVTDGGIYMGAIFFGILMIMFNGFAEVGLTTIKLPVFFKQRDLLFFPAWIYSLTSWIIKTPLSLLNATIWVGITYYGIGFDPNIQRFFRQLLLLFLVNEAFSGLFRFVAGLARHHVIANTIASFCMLNFMLTGGFVMARDNVKNLWIWGYWISPLMYAQNALSVNEFLGHSWNKTTPSFKRPLGRLVLESRGIFPNTKWYWIGAGALLGYVLLFNILYSVCLTFLNPFDNNEPTVSEETLKIKQANLIGELLEASSGGWVNNSTMASRGKKGMVLHFVPLSVTFDDIKYSVDMPEEIKAQGVVESRLELLKGVSGSFRPGVLTALMGVSGAGKTTLMDVLVGRKTSGYIEGNITISGYPKKQETFARVSGYCEQNDIHSPNVTVYESLAFSAWLRLPANVESSTRKMFIDEVMELVELNPLKHALVGLPGVSGLSTEQRKRLTIAVELVANPSIVFMDEPTSGLDARAAAIVMRAIRNTVDTGRTVVCTIHQPSIDIFESFDELFLMKRGGEEIYVGPLGRHSCELIQYLEAIENIRKIKDGHNPATWMLEVTSTTQEHITGINFSHVYKNSELYRRNKKLIKELSTPPEGSSDLSFPTQYSQNFITQSFACLWKQSLSYWRNPPYTVVKYFYTIVLALLFGTIFWGIGRKRHNQQDLFNAMGSMYSAILFMGVQNSTSIQPVVAVERTVFYRESAARMYSPLPYALGQVVIELPYILVQSLIYGILVYAMIGFEWTIAKFFWYLFFMYFTLAYFTFYGMMSMGLTSNYNVASIASAAFYALWNLFSGFIIPRTRIPIWWRWYYWLNPIAWTLNGLVTSQFGDVTEEFDNGVRVSEFVESYFGYHQDFLWAVANVVVLFAVLFAFLFGLSIKLFNFEKR